The Flammeovirgaceae bacterium genome contains a region encoding:
- a CDS encoding TerB family tellurite resistance protein, with the protein MIGFFEHQYLSYKKNHIRNLLALANADGHMHKKEVELLYKIGQRYGLKEWQVKNLVDSQEKFELNIPDNFNDRMNLLYDLILMVYADEKVEKREIEFCQDVAKRFGMKKEIVPWLLQVFENGTPPPPDEWTEIKREAQEKYLNKKKG; encoded by the coding sequence ATGATCGGTTTCTTTGAACACCAGTACCTGTCGTACAAAAAAAATCACATCCGCAACCTGCTGGCCCTGGCCAATGCCGATGGACACATGCACAAAAAAGAAGTTGAGCTGCTTTACAAAATCGGGCAGCGGTACGGCCTTAAAGAATGGCAGGTAAAAAACCTGGTGGACAGCCAAGAGAAATTTGAGCTGAACATCCCTGATAACTTTAACGATCGGATGAACCTGCTGTACGATTTGATTTTAATGGTGTATGCCGATGAAAAAGTAGAAAAACGGGAGATTGAATTTTGCCAGGATGTAGCCAAACGGTTTGGGATGAAAAAAGAAATTGTGCCCTGGTTGCTCCAGGTCTTCGAAAACGGAACCCCGCCACCGCCCGATGAATGGACCGAAATAAAACGCGAAGCCCAGGAAAAATATCTTAATAAAAAGAAAGGCTAA
- the sufD gene encoding Fe-S cluster assembly protein SufD, protein MSENLIHTNLLDTLTESVYPQTDLQKEALSVLRQLGLPGNKNEEYKYTPLTRALEKGLQLGHSFVTSGDLPTDEHWKIPGLDAYEVILVNGKFIAEKSSLPVTAKATPMHQASDRLHADKLIGRYADFKTDAFAAWNTATWNDGLYLEIPDGIKLDKPLIIYYLHDSANGQVKSVSRNMVVAGASSEATLIEKWCSFGNNTALSNTLSEIVLHEHAQLNHLVIQNDVPTHIQYLFNQFWQRTGSKLNSHVVTLDGAFIRNNTRVSLDGENCDSHLYGLYLLHNHTLADNHTVVDHRKPNSYSNELYKGILEDQSKGVFNGKIFVRPDAQKTNAFQSNRNILLSDKATINTKPQLEIWADDVKCSHGCTTGQLDEEAIFYLRSRGINQETARAMVLYAFASEVLETITDTSLRTYIDNLVSERLHKNF, encoded by the coding sequence ATGAGCGAAAATTTAATACATACCAACCTGCTGGATACACTTACCGAATCTGTTTATCCGCAAACTGATTTACAAAAAGAAGCCTTATCGGTTCTACGCCAACTTGGACTACCGGGTAATAAAAACGAAGAGTATAAGTATACACCCCTGACCCGTGCATTGGAAAAGGGCCTACAGTTAGGCCACTCATTTGTAACCAGCGGGGATTTACCAACGGATGAACACTGGAAAATACCCGGGCTGGATGCTTACGAGGTTATTTTAGTGAATGGTAAATTCATTGCCGAAAAATCCTCCCTGCCGGTTACAGCAAAAGCAACTCCCATGCACCAGGCCTCCGATCGCCTGCATGCCGATAAACTTATCGGAAGGTATGCTGATTTCAAAACCGATGCTTTTGCGGCCTGGAATACTGCAACGTGGAATGACGGCCTTTACCTGGAAATTCCGGATGGCATAAAACTGGATAAGCCACTCATTATATATTACCTCCACGATTCCGCCAACGGACAAGTTAAATCAGTAAGCCGGAACATGGTAGTGGCCGGTGCATCAAGCGAAGCTACTTTAATTGAAAAATGGTGTTCATTCGGAAACAACACCGCCCTATCTAATACGCTTTCGGAGATTGTGCTGCACGAACATGCTCAGCTAAATCACCTGGTCATTCAAAACGATGTACCTACACATATTCAATACCTTTTTAACCAGTTCTGGCAGCGCACCGGCAGTAAACTTAACAGTCATGTAGTTACGTTAGACGGTGCCTTCATCCGCAACAACACGCGCGTTTCATTAGATGGTGAAAACTGCGATAGTCACCTTTACGGATTATACCTGCTTCATAACCATACGCTGGCCGATAATCATACGGTGGTTGATCACCGGAAGCCGAACTCATACAGTAATGAACTGTATAAAGGGATTCTGGAAGACCAGTCGAAAGGTGTATTTAACGGAAAAATTTTTGTGCGGCCGGATGCACAAAAAACCAATGCCTTCCAATCCAACCGTAACATCCTGCTTTCGGATAAAGCAACAATCAATACTAAACCGCAGCTTGAAATATGGGCCGATGATGTAAAGTGCTCGCACGGTTGCACCACCGGTCAGTTGGATGAAGAAGCCATCTTTTATCTGCGCTCGCGTGGTATTAACCAAGAAACTGCCCGGGCCATGGTACTGTACGCTTTTGCCAGCGAAGTGCTTGAAACAATAACTGACACTTCACTGAGAACCTATATTGATAACCTTGTCAGCGAGAGGCTGCATAAAAACTTCTGA
- a CDS encoding AMP-binding protein yields the protein MKDFPWIKSYPTGIPAEINLYDYNSIVELFEDSFKKYSSRVAYENMGKQLTYEQVDELSRHFAAYLQSIGLQKGDRIAIQMPNLLQFPVAFIGALRAGLIVVNTNPLYTPREMEHQFKDSGAKAIVIVANFANNLQQIIHNTPIKHVIITELGDMLGGLKGALVNFVVKRVKKMVPAYHLPGAVSFNSALKKGAVLAFTKPSFSLTDVAVLQYTGGTTGLSKGAALTHANLVAHNSMITQWFKPYHSQSAEQDIIITAIPMYHIFALTVNGILKLSVGAKNVLITNPRDIPGFIKELKKHKFTIITGVNTLFNGLLNNPDFKNLDFSKLKGAVGGGMAVQDVVAKKWEQVTGKPLVEGYGLSETSPVLCCNPLDGTHKLGTIGLPMPSTEVAIFDDNGNQLPQGQTGEICARGPQVFSGYWEKDNSDVFYPGGWFKTGDIGLMDEQGFFKIVDRKKDMIKVSGFNVYPNEIENIIAAHPKVLEVAAIGVPDERSGEVIKAFVVKRDQSLTEDELREYCHKNLTNYKVPKYFVFRNELPKSNVGKIMRRLLREEEPARAA from the coding sequence ATGAAAGATTTTCCCTGGATAAAAAGCTACCCAACAGGTATTCCCGCTGAAATTAACCTTTACGACTACAACTCCATTGTTGAGTTGTTTGAAGATTCATTTAAAAAGTACAGTAGTCGTGTTGCTTATGAAAATATGGGTAAACAGTTAACCTATGAACAGGTTGATGAACTGTCGAGACATTTTGCGGCCTACCTTCAGTCGATAGGATTACAGAAAGGTGATAGGATTGCTATACAAATGCCTAACCTGCTTCAATTTCCGGTTGCTTTTATTGGTGCGCTCCGTGCCGGCCTGATTGTTGTCAATACGAATCCGCTTTATACACCACGCGAAATGGAGCACCAATTTAAAGATTCGGGTGCCAAGGCTATTGTTATCGTAGCCAACTTCGCCAACAACCTGCAGCAGATTATTCATAACACACCAATAAAACATGTAATTATTACTGAGTTGGGCGATATGCTTGGTGGCCTGAAAGGTGCCCTGGTAAATTTTGTGGTTAAGCGTGTAAAGAAAATGGTACCGGCTTACCATCTGCCGGGCGCTGTTTCATTCAATTCGGCTCTTAAAAAAGGTGCAGTGCTTGCATTTACTAAACCATCATTTTCGCTTACCGATGTTGCCGTACTTCAATATACCGGTGGCACCACCGGTCTTTCAAAAGGCGCTGCGTTAACACACGCTAACCTGGTGGCACACAACTCCATGATTACCCAATGGTTTAAACCGTACCACAGCCAGTCGGCTGAACAGGATATTATTATCACGGCCATCCCGATGTACCACATATTTGCACTAACGGTTAATGGAATTTTGAAGCTTAGCGTTGGTGCCAAAAATGTATTGATTACTAACCCACGCGATATACCGGGATTTATAAAAGAACTTAAGAAGCACAAGTTTACCATCATAACCGGGGTGAACACATTATTCAACGGCCTGTTGAATAATCCGGATTTCAAAAATCTCGACTTTTCGAAACTGAAAGGAGCCGTTGGCGGAGGCATGGCCGTTCAGGATGTGGTAGCCAAAAAGTGGGAGCAAGTTACCGGTAAGCCCCTGGTTGAAGGGTACGGACTGAGCGAAACATCGCCAGTGCTCTGTTGCAATCCGCTGGATGGCACCCACAAACTGGGTACCATCGGTTTGCCGATGCCCAGCACGGAAGTAGCCATCTTCGATGACAACGGCAACCAACTACCACAAGGACAAACCGGTGAGATTTGTGCAAGAGGGCCCCAGGTGTTTTCCGGCTATTGGGAGAAAGATAACTCGGATGTGTTCTATCCGGGCGGGTGGTTTAAAACAGGCGACATCGGCCTGATGGATGAGCAGGGCTTTTTCAAAATTGTCGATCGGAAAAAGGATATGATCAAAGTATCGGGCTTTAATGTTTATCCGAACGAAATCGAAAACATAATTGCCGCCCATCCGAAAGTCCTGGAGGTGGCCGCTATTGGTGTGCCTGATGAGCGGTCGGGTGAGGTGATAAAAGCTTTTGTAGTGAAACGCGATCAAAGTCTTACCGAAGACGAACTCAGGGAGTATTGCCATAAAAACCTGACCAACTATAAAGTTCCCAAGTACTTTGTCTTCCGGAATGAACTGCCAAAGTCGAATGTTGGTAAAATTATGCGAAGGCTATTGCGTGAAGAAGAACCAGCCCGGGCGGCATAA
- a CDS encoding sodium-dependent transporter: MELRGSFTSRIGFILAAAGSAVGLGNIWRFPYLAGQNGGAAFLLIYLIFIFLLCFPVLVGEIAIGRAAGRDAYGSYSHLGGKRWGYLGIFGILAGIFILSFYNVVAGWAFGYFLEISFGNLLGEPDFGKFFGNYVNDISDNFWFSLGFMVITALIVSRGIQKGVEAANKIMMPALYIILILLIAYSLTLPNAWAGVRFYLVPELNEINAQTIYDGLKQAFFSLSLGMGCLITYGSYVSKTQNVIKSAAIISVADSMVAFLAGFMIFPMVFSQNISPTEGPALVFIVLPDVFRDMGPLLGRIVGGSFFLLLCFAALTSTISLLEVPTTYVVDQLKFRRTRVVWFLALLIFVLGLPTMFSQGMIPALNKLPFYLNRDWLSFVSDMCDISLTVGGCLMCIFIVRQWKINNMDAELVNGNPGYMNSFMRKYLHVMITWVCPVLLGGLSVLIIDRYFGLGVFF, encoded by the coding sequence ATGGAGTTACGTGGTAGTTTTACGAGTCGGATTGGTTTTATTCTGGCCGCTGCAGGTTCAGCCGTTGGGCTTGGCAATATCTGGCGGTTCCCCTACCTGGCCGGCCAAAATGGTGGTGCGGCTTTTTTGCTTATCTATCTGATCTTCATCTTCTTACTCTGCTTCCCGGTACTTGTTGGTGAAATAGCCATTGGACGTGCAGCCGGGCGTGATGCCTATGGGTCGTACTCCCACCTGGGTGGTAAACGCTGGGGGTACCTGGGTATATTTGGTATTCTGGCCGGGATTTTCATACTCTCCTTTTATAATGTAGTGGCCGGTTGGGCTTTTGGCTATTTTTTGGAGATATCCTTCGGCAACCTGCTTGGCGAACCGGATTTCGGGAAATTCTTCGGCAATTATGTAAACGACATCAGCGACAATTTTTGGTTTTCGCTTGGTTTTATGGTCATCACTGCCCTGATCGTTTCACGGGGCATTCAAAAAGGTGTTGAAGCGGCCAACAAAATCATGATGCCGGCACTTTATATAATTTTGATTCTGCTTATCGCATACAGCCTCACCTTACCCAACGCCTGGGCCGGTGTACGGTTTTACCTGGTACCGGAATTGAATGAAATCAACGCTCAAACTATTTATGACGGCCTCAAACAAGCATTCTTTTCGCTCTCTCTTGGAATGGGGTGCCTAATTACCTATGGTTCGTATGTTAGCAAAACCCAAAACGTAATAAAGTCGGCTGCCATTATATCTGTGGCCGATTCGATGGTAGCTTTTCTGGCGGGATTTATGATTTTCCCGATGGTCTTTTCTCAGAACATCTCTCCTACCGAAGGACCTGCCCTGGTGTTTATTGTTTTACCCGATGTATTCCGGGACATGGGCCCGCTGCTCGGGCGCATTGTGGGCGGTTCATTCTTTCTGCTACTTTGTTTTGCTGCCCTTACTTCAACCATTTCATTGTTGGAGGTGCCCACAACTTACGTGGTTGACCAACTTAAGTTCAGGCGCACACGCGTGGTTTGGTTTCTGGCATTACTCATTTTTGTACTGGGCTTACCCACCATGTTTAGCCAGGGCATGATACCCGCATTGAACAAGTTACCGTTTTACCTTAACCGCGACTGGCTGTCGTTTGTATCGGATATGTGCGACATCAGTTTAACTGTGGGGGGCTGCCTGATGTGCATTTTCATCGTCAGACAATGGAAGATTAATAACATGGATGCCGAACTGGTTAACGGAAACCCCGGTTACATGAATTCCTTTATGCGGAAGTATCTGCATGTTATGATAACGTGGGTTTGCCCGGTACTTTTAGGCGGACTATCGGTGTTGATAATTGACCGGTATTTCGGTTTAGGCGTGTTCTTTTAG
- a CDS encoding Lrp/AsnC ligand binding domain-containing protein, which produces MPQNYKIDNTDLKILEILMRDASRPLSEIANKVHVSVGTVHVRTNKLRESGIIEKTTLKVNYAKLGYDITAFIGIFLEKSALYDSVMAKLKAIPEITNIHYTTGNYSMFVKIHCKDTNHLKLVLHDKIQQVDGIERTETMISLEESLDRNLNLL; this is translated from the coding sequence ATGCCCCAGAATTATAAAATTGACAATACCGATTTGAAGATTCTTGAAATCTTAATGCGTGATGCCAGCAGGCCGCTTAGCGAGATAGCCAACAAGGTTCATGTTTCAGTAGGCACGGTACATGTGCGCACCAACAAGCTTCGTGAGTCCGGCATTATCGAGAAGACAACCCTGAAGGTAAACTACGCAAAACTCGGTTACGACATTACGGCATTCATAGGTATCTTCCTGGAAAAGAGTGCTTTATACGATTCAGTGATGGCTAAACTTAAAGCCATACCGGAAATTACCAATATCCATTATACCACAGGTAACTACAGCATGTTCGTAAAAATCCACTGTAAAGACACTAACCACCTCAAACTGGTATTGCACGATAAAATCCAGCAGGTTGATGGAATTGAGCGTACAGAAACCATGATTTCGCTGGAAGAAAGCCTGGATCGTAACCTTAACCTGCTTTAA
- a CDS encoding TonB-dependent receptor → MDEFRKLTTQEKALRINLKKDIYGAFAEIGAGQEVAANFFKAGGASGTIAKTISAYDMKFSDAIYGYCERYVCEERLFKMLDHEYELLPERLPHRVNDTRFFAFADTVEVLNFERTNQAHGWMGLRFQLRPEAEPNDCIIHVKMHDNDSIQQQLALGIVGVNMIYACSFYTDPEQILMALMDGLSTRRIEIDMFRITGPDFKHVDNRLMALKLVKNGLTRAAMFGPDGEVMQPSDELYKKNVLVLRGRFRPPTHVNVDMLLTSRRHFKNEPDVDRSKMVLLTELTLNDLGPDGAIDEKDFLNRADILCSLGQNVLISNYFEYYRLMDYLSRITKGKKIGIVMGINALQKVFDERTYVNIRGGILECFASLFGTNVKLYIYPALINDTGKLFTLRDFEHTLPKNLKNLFRYLMDNNKLEDIDDANVNNLHIISDNVLAMIKKGEPGWEKFVPHKVEEAIKENGLFEYPLTKMENPAAVDYLKK, encoded by the coding sequence ATGGATGAATTCAGGAAACTAACCACACAGGAGAAAGCCCTCCGCATCAATCTCAAAAAAGATATTTACGGGGCCTTTGCCGAAATCGGGGCAGGGCAGGAAGTAGCCGCAAACTTCTTTAAAGCCGGTGGAGCCTCCGGCACCATTGCCAAAACCATCAGCGCTTACGACATGAAATTCAGCGATGCCATTTATGGTTATTGCGAACGCTATGTGTGCGAAGAACGGCTTTTTAAAATGCTCGACCACGAATACGAATTGTTACCGGAGCGGCTGCCTCACCGTGTTAATGATACCCGCTTCTTTGCCTTTGCCGATACCGTGGAGGTTTTAAACTTCGAGCGTACCAACCAGGCGCATGGCTGGATGGGCCTGCGTTTTCAGTTGCGGCCTGAAGCCGAACCCAACGATTGCATCATTCATGTAAAGATGCATGATAATGATTCGATACAGCAGCAACTGGCATTGGGCATTGTGGGAGTTAATATGATTTATGCCTGCTCGTTTTATACTGATCCGGAGCAGATTCTGATGGCGTTAATGGATGGGCTGAGTACCCGCAGGATAGAAATTGACATGTTTCGTATTACCGGACCGGATTTTAAACATGTTGATAACCGGTTAATGGCACTGAAGCTGGTGAAGAACGGCCTGACCCGTGCCGCCATGTTTGGCCCCGATGGCGAGGTAATGCAACCCTCCGATGAATTGTACAAAAAAAATGTGCTGGTGCTGCGTGGCAGGTTTCGACCGCCAACCCACGTAAACGTGGATATGCTGCTTACCTCGCGCAGGCATTTTAAGAATGAACCGGATGTTGATCGGTCAAAAATGGTGCTTCTTACCGAACTTACGTTGAACGACCTTGGGCCGGATGGCGCCATTGATGAAAAAGACTTTTTAAACCGGGCTGATATTCTGTGTTCGCTTGGCCAGAACGTGCTGATTTCAAATTACTTTGAATACTACCGGCTGATGGATTACCTGTCGCGCATTACGAAAGGTAAAAAAATAGGCATTGTGATGGGGATAAATGCTTTACAGAAAGTATTCGATGAGCGTACCTATGTCAATATCCGGGGAGGTATTCTTGAGTGCTTCGCTTCCCTATTCGGCACAAATGTTAAACTTTATATTTATCCTGCCCTGATTAACGATACGGGTAAGTTGTTCACCCTACGTGATTTTGAACACACACTTCCCAAAAACCTTAAAAACCTGTTCCGCTACCTGATGGACAATAACAAACTTGAAGATATTGACGATGCCAACGTGAATAACCTGCACATCATCAGCGATAACGTACTGGCCATGATTAAGAAGGGTGAACCGGGCTGGGAAAAGTTTGTGCCGCACAAGGTAGAAGAAGCCATTAAAGAAAACGGCTTATTTGAGTACCCGCTCACTAAAATGGAAAATCCGGCTGCCGTTGATTATCTAAAAAAATAG
- the sufC gene encoding Fe-S cluster assembly ATPase SufC, whose protein sequence is MLSIKNLSAQIDGKQILNGINLEVKAGEVHAIMGPNGSGKSTLASVLAGREEFEVTGGTVEYLGKNLLDLEPDERAREGVFLAFQYPVEIPGVSTINFMKTAVNQVREHRGQDPLDAVSFLGLMKEKMKLVEIDQSLLNRSLNEGFSGGEKKRNEIFQMAMLEPKLAILDETDSGLDIDALKIVANGVNKLRSKNNAIIVVTHYQRLLNYIVPDFVHVLYKGKIVKSGGKELALELESKGYDWIKAEAEVA, encoded by the coding sequence ATGTTATCAATAAAAAACTTAAGCGCCCAGATTGACGGCAAACAAATTCTTAACGGAATAAACCTTGAAGTAAAAGCCGGTGAAGTGCACGCCATTATGGGGCCAAACGGCTCAGGAAAGAGCACCCTGGCTTCGGTTCTTGCCGGCCGCGAAGAGTTTGAAGTAACCGGTGGCACCGTTGAGTACCTGGGAAAAAATTTACTCGACCTGGAACCAGACGAACGTGCCCGCGAAGGTGTATTCCTCGCATTTCAGTACCCGGTTGAAATACCCGGGGTGAGCACCATCAACTTTATGAAAACAGCGGTGAACCAGGTGCGGGAGCACCGCGGACAAGATCCATTGGATGCTGTTTCTTTTTTGGGGCTGATGAAAGAAAAAATGAAACTCGTTGAAATCGATCAGTCGCTTTTAAACCGGTCGCTCAACGAGGGCTTCTCGGGCGGAGAAAAAAAACGCAACGAAATTTTTCAGATGGCCATGCTGGAACCCAAACTGGCTATACTGGATGAAACCGATTCAGGGCTTGATATTGACGCCTTGAAAATTGTTGCTAACGGTGTAAACAAACTACGGTCGAAAAATAATGCCATTATTGTAGTTACCCACTACCAGCGCCTGCTTAATTACATTGTTCCTGATTTTGTGCATGTGCTTTATAAAGGAAAGATTGTAAAATCAGGTGGCAAAGAGCTTGCGCTCGAGTTAGAGTCGAAAGGATACGATTGGATTAAAGCCGAAGCAGAAGTTGCATGA
- the sufB gene encoding Fe-S cluster assembly protein SufB: MSKDNQILEELTSREYEHGWTSNIEMESAPKGLNEDIIRFISAKKHEPEWLLEWRLKAYRQWTKMAEPKWPNVTYPEINYQDIIYYAAPKQKVKPKSLEEVDPELLKTFEKLGISLTEQKRLTGVAVDAVLDSVSVATTFKEKLAELGIIFCSFSEAVREHPELVKKYLGSVVPMNDNYFAALNSAVFSDGSFCYIPKGVRCPMELSTYFRINAANTGQFERTLIVADEGSYVSYLEGCTAPQRDENQLHAAVVEIYAMKEAHVKYSTVQNWYPGDKEGKGGIYNFVTKRALCAGESSKVSWTQVETGSAITWKYPSCVLKGDNSSGEFYSVAVTNNHQQADTGTKMIHIGRNTKSRIVSKGISAGHSQNSYRGQVHVLKRAENARNFSQCDSLLMGNKCGAHTFPYIDVENNTARVEHEATTSKIGEDQIFYCQQRGIDEESAVALIVNGYAKEVLNQLPMEFAVEAQKLLALTLEGSVG, translated from the coding sequence ATGAGCAAAGACAACCAGATTCTGGAAGAGCTGACCTCCAGGGAATACGAGCACGGCTGGACTTCCAACATCGAAATGGAGTCGGCTCCTAAGGGCCTTAACGAGGATATCATCCGGTTTATAAGTGCTAAAAAACATGAACCCGAATGGCTGCTGGAATGGCGCCTGAAAGCTTACCGGCAATGGACAAAGATGGCCGAACCAAAATGGCCAAACGTAACCTACCCGGAAATCAACTACCAGGACATTATATATTACGCAGCCCCTAAACAGAAAGTAAAGCCGAAGAGCCTGGAAGAGGTGGACCCGGAGTTATTAAAGACTTTCGAGAAGCTGGGTATCTCTCTTACCGAGCAAAAACGCCTGACGGGAGTGGCCGTTGATGCCGTACTGGACAGTGTATCAGTAGCAACAACGTTTAAAGAAAAGCTTGCCGAACTGGGTATCATCTTTTGCTCGTTCAGCGAGGCGGTGCGTGAACATCCGGAACTGGTAAAAAAATACCTGGGCTCGGTTGTGCCAATGAATGACAACTATTTCGCAGCTCTTAATTCGGCCGTCTTCAGCGATGGTTCTTTCTGCTACATACCCAAAGGCGTTCGCTGCCCGATGGAATTGTCAACCTACTTCCGGATCAACGCGGCCAACACAGGTCAGTTTGAGCGTACGCTTATTGTTGCCGATGAAGGATCATACGTAAGTTACCTGGAAGGCTGCACCGCACCCCAGCGTGACGAAAACCAACTTCATGCGGCTGTGGTAGAGATTTATGCAATGAAAGAGGCGCATGTAAAATATTCAACCGTGCAAAACTGGTACCCGGGCGATAAAGAAGGCAAAGGCGGCATCTATAATTTCGTTACCAAGCGGGCCTTGTGTGCCGGAGAAAGCTCCAAAGTTTCGTGGACACAGGTTGAAACCGGTTCGGCCATCACCTGGAAATATCCTTCGTGTGTACTCAAAGGCGATAACTCCAGCGGTGAGTTTTACTCCGTGGCCGTTACCAACAACCACCAGCAAGCCGACACCGGCACGAAAATGATTCACATCGGCCGAAACACCAAATCGCGAATTGTCTCAAAAGGTATTTCAGCCGGTCATTCACAAAACAGCTACCGCGGCCAGGTGCATGTACTGAAGCGTGCCGAAAATGCCCGCAACTTCTCGCAGTGCGACTCGCTGCTGATGGGCAACAAATGCGGGGCGCACACCTTCCCCTATATTGATGTGGAGAACAATACGGCCCGCGTTGAGCATGAAGCAACCACATCGAAAATTGGTGAAGACCAGATTTTTTATTGCCAGCAGCGCGGTATCGATGAAGAGTCGGCTGTTGCCCTGATTGTAAATGGCTATGCAAAAGAAGTATTGAATCAATTACCGATGGAATTTGCCGTAGAAGCGCAAAAACTGTTGGCGCTCACACTTGAAGGAAGTGTAGGGTAA
- a CDS encoding PD40 domain-containing protein: protein MKRLYSVLLLVFVLGLCLSFIDKAPANRGTSTDSLRYSQEKHLRNLRQLTFGGDNAEAYWSFNGKMVAFQSNNKAWGLACDQIFYLNVDGPALQPGKKPQLISTGSGRTTCSYFLPGDKRILYASTHLGDKACPPEPGRTPGGKYLWPIYDSYDVFVADLKGKIRKQLTTTPGYDAEATVSPKGDKIVFTSMRNGDLDLYVMNIDGSGVKQITNELGYDGGAFFSPDGSKIVFRASRFKTAEEKQEYIDYLKQGLVAPTAMEIFVCNADGSNLRQVTNLGKANWAPFYHPSGKKIIFSSNHHSQRGFQFNLFMINEDGTGLEQITYDKVFDSFPMFSPDGKRIIFSSNRNNNGTRDTNLFVADWVE, encoded by the coding sequence ATGAAACGGCTTTATTCGGTTTTGCTGCTTGTTTTTGTATTGGGGCTGTGTTTATCGTTTATAGATAAGGCGCCTGCAAACAGAGGTACTTCAACTGACTCTCTGCGCTATTCACAGGAAAAGCACCTGAGAAATTTACGCCAACTTACTTTTGGTGGCGATAATGCCGAGGCCTATTGGAGTTTTAACGGCAAGATGGTAGCCTTTCAATCCAACAACAAGGCCTGGGGCCTTGCGTGCGATCAGATTTTTTACCTGAATGTGGATGGCCCCGCCCTGCAGCCGGGTAAGAAGCCGCAACTTATCAGTACCGGTTCAGGCCGTACTACCTGCTCGTATTTTCTTCCGGGCGACAAACGAATACTTTATGCTTCCACACACCTGGGCGACAAAGCGTGCCCACCCGAACCGGGCCGCACCCCGGGCGGAAAATACCTGTGGCCCATCTATGATAGCTACGATGTTTTTGTTGCTGATCTTAAAGGAAAAATCAGGAAGCAACTTACAACAACACCCGGCTATGATGCTGAGGCTACCGTGTCGCCTAAAGGCGATAAAATTGTGTTTACCTCCATGCGAAACGGTGACCTGGATTTATATGTGATGAACATTGATGGTTCTGGCGTTAAGCAGATTACAAATGAATTGGGTTATGACGGAGGCGCCTTCTTTTCACCCGATGGCTCCAAAATTGTATTCAGGGCTTCTCGGTTTAAAACAGCGGAGGAGAAACAGGAATATATTGATTACCTGAAGCAGGGGCTGGTAGCACCTACGGCCATGGAAATTTTTGTTTGCAATGCCGATGGCTCTAATCTTCGCCAGGTTACTAACCTGGGGAAAGCAAACTGGGCTCCGTTTTACCATCCCTCCGGAAAGAAGATCATTTTCAGCTCGAACCACCACAGCCAGCGCGGTTTTCAGTTTAATCTTTTTATGATTAATGAAGACGGCACCGGCCTGGAGCAAATTACCTACGACAAGGTATTCGATTCGTTCCCCATGTTTTCGCCTGACGGCAAGCGGATTATTTTTTCAAGCAACCGCAACAATAACGGTACCCGCGATACCAACCTGTTTGTGGCCGATTGGGTTGAATAA